A window of Costertonia aggregata contains these coding sequences:
- a CDS encoding UDP-glucose dehydrogenase family protein: MNLTIIGTGYVGLVSGACFAEMGNTVTCIDIDEKKIDGLRNGIIPIYEPGLETMVKRNVSNKTLYFSTNLKNHLEKCDIAFIAVGTPMGEDGSADLKYVLQVAKEIGQHMHNNLIIVDKSTVPVGTADKVKAAIQKELDHRNEPMDFHVVSNPEFLKEGDAINDFMKPDRVVVGSDNEEATEKMRALYAPFFRSSMDRLITMDVRSAEMTKYVANAMLATKISFMNEIANICELVGADVNKVRIGIGSDSRIGYSFIYPGSGYGGSCFPKDVKALKKTAEENGYTAELISAVENVNDKQKLVIANKIIQRFGEDLTNKTFSIWGLAFKPETDDMREAPSIYIIKELVKRGAKIHAYDPKATEEAQHFYLKDTKNITYFDSKYKTLQNSDAMILLTEWKEFRSPDFEELKKQLKQPIIFDGRNQYNHARMLKNGFEYYQIGKK; the protein is encoded by the coding sequence ATGAATTTAACAATAATAGGTACGGGCTATGTAGGTCTTGTTAGTGGTGCTTGTTTTGCCGAAATGGGCAATACGGTTACCTGTATAGACATAGATGAAAAAAAAATAGATGGCTTAAGAAATGGTATAATACCTATATACGAGCCCGGGTTGGAAACAATGGTAAAACGCAATGTCAGCAATAAAACCTTGTATTTTAGCACAAACCTCAAAAATCACCTAGAAAAATGTGATATCGCCTTTATAGCAGTGGGTACACCCATGGGAGAAGACGGTTCGGCCGACCTAAAATACGTACTTCAAGTAGCCAAAGAGATAGGACAACACATGCACAACAACTTGATCATAGTCGATAAGTCTACGGTGCCTGTGGGAACGGCCGACAAAGTAAAGGCGGCCATACAGAAAGAATTGGACCATAGAAATGAGCCAATGGATTTTCATGTGGTGTCAAATCCTGAATTTTTAAAGGAAGGGGATGCCATAAACGATTTTATGAAACCGGATAGGGTCGTTGTAGGTTCGGACAATGAAGAGGCCACCGAAAAGATGAGGGCATTGTATGCACCGTTTTTCAGGAGCAGTATGGATCGTTTGATCACGATGGATGTGCGTTCTGCCGAAATGACCAAATATGTGGCAAATGCCATGTTGGCCACGAAAATCTCTTTTATGAACGAAATCGCCAATATTTGCGAATTGGTAGGGGCAGATGTAAACAAGGTAAGGATTGGTATTGGTTCGGATAGTAGAATAGGCTATAGCTTTATTTATCCCGGCAGTGGGTATGGCGGGTCCTGCTTTCCAAAAGATGTAAAAGCCTTAAAAAAAACCGCAGAAGAAAATGGATATACCGCTGAATTGATCAGTGCTGTTGAAAATGTGAACGATAAACAAAAACTGGTTATCGCCAACAAAATAATTCAAAGGTTTGGCGAAGATCTGACCAACAAGACCTTTTCTATCTGGGGGTTGGCCTTTAAGCCTGAAACTGACGATATGCGCGAGGCACCATCAATATATATCATTAAGGAATTGGTAAAAAGAGGTGCTAAAATACATGCCTACGACCCAAAAGCAACAGAAGAAGCACAACATTTTTATTTAAAGGACACAAAAAATATAACGTACTTCGACTCTAAGTACAAGACGCTCCAAAATTCGGATGCCATGATATTGTTGACGGAATGGAAAGAATTTAGGTCTCCCGATTTTGAAGAACTGAAAAAACAATTGAAACAACCGATAATATTTGATGGTAGAAATCAATACAACCATGCCAGAATGCTAAAGAACGGATTTGAATACTATCAAATAGGAAAAAAATAG